A part of Halictus rubicundus isolate RS-2024b chromosome 4, iyHalRubi1_principal, whole genome shotgun sequence genomic DNA contains:
- the LOC143353434 gene encoding stress-associated endoplasmic reticulum protein 2-like: MAPKQRMRIANERATKNITLRGNVPKSTKPQEDGSPVGPCLLALFLFVVCGSAVFQIIQSIRMA, translated from the exons ATGGCACCAAAACAGAGAATGCGCATCGCTAACGAAAGAGCTACGAAAAACATCACGCTTCGGGGAAACGTTCCAAAATCAACG AAACCACAGGAAGATGGATCTCCAGTTGGACCATGTTTGTTAGCCCTTTTCCTATTTGTTGTATGTGGTTCTG CTGTATTCCAAATAATTCAGAGTATTAGAATGGCTTAA